Proteins from a single region of Pyrus communis chromosome 6, drPyrComm1.1, whole genome shotgun sequence:
- the LOC137737271 gene encoding uncharacterized protein, translated as MEFDGDIINFNLSETIKYPIEDHSCFAIDIVDSLAQVHLDQMNEDALEVALVHGIRARNEGGGNLAIHGMESDHIAVPPCSEVFEMVAALESLPSHFGKSPLSILDSVLTNKLLPSIVQPPTLELKPLPSHLKYVFLGEDQTLPVIISSSLTAQEEDKLIRVLKEHKSAIGWTLADIKGISPTTCMHRILLEEGAKPSHEAQRCLNPPMLEVVKKEVIKLLDCGVIYPISDSRWVSPVQVVPKKSGVTVVKNEDQELVPTHVVIGWRVCINYRKLNAMTRKGHFPLPFLDQMLERLAGYKFYCFLDGYSGYNQIVIAPEDQEKTTFTCPFGTFAYRRMPFGLCNAPATFQRCMVLVYDP; from the exons ATGGAGTTTGATGGGgacattattaattttaatctttccgaaaccattaaatatccaattgaggaccattcttgttttgctattgacattgttgattctttggcacaggtacatttggatcaaatgaacgaagatgcacttgaagTAGCCTTAGTGCACGGCATAAGAGCAAGAAATGAGGGTGGGGGAAACCTTGCAATCCACGGCATGGAATCTGACCATATTGCCGTGCCCCCTTGTAGTGAAGTGTTCGAAATGGTCGcggcccttgagtcattgccctcACACTTTGGTAAGTCTCCACTCTCAATTTTAGATTCGGTTTTGACTAACAAGTTACTTCCATCaattgtgcagccacctacacttgagttaaagccattacctagtcacttgaagtatgttttcttgggagaagaTCAGACACTACCTGTCATCATATCTAGCTCACTGAcggcccaagaagaagacaagttgataagggtgttaaaggagcacaaatctgccattggatggaccttggcggATATCAAAGGCATTAGTCCCACCACGTGTATGCATCGCATCCTTTTGGAGGAGGGAGCCAAGCCATCTCATGAAGCTCAACGTTGCCTTAATCCACCCATGTTGGAAGTAGTAAAAAAGGAGGTTataaaattgcttgattgtggtgttatatatcctatttctgatagtcgttgggtgtcacccgtgcaggttgttccaaagaagtccggagtcacggtggtgaagaatgaagaccAAGAGCTTGTACCCACTCATGTTGTGATCGGTTGGCGTGTTTGTATTAATTACAGGAAGTTAAATGCCATGACAAGGAAGGGTCACTTTCCATTGCCATTCCTGGACCAGATGttagaaaggttagccggttataaattttattgctttcttgatggatattccggatataaccaaattgtgatagctccgGAGGACCAAGAGAAGACAACCTTCACGTGCCCCTTTGGCACCTTTGCATATAGGCGCATGCcctttggtttgtgcaatgcccctgcgacatttcaacgatgcatg gtactagtttatgacccgtag